atggaggaacttagatatttggattgattaaatggattaatattttatgaaattttctagattttataattatgttatttaagttgattttaggtattaagagctaactcttcaGACTTCCGAGAACGGGGCATTACAAATATAGTGTAAAATAAGTATTACtataaagtaaatattatgCTTTCTTAGGAAACAAGTAtagcatttcttttttaaaaatgagatttggATTCTTTgctcaaaattaaaagctaaaTAACAAGGTGAAAGCATGGTATTGATTCAGCTTTTGAAGACATGTGGAACGTACTCGGCTTGAGTTCCAAATCTTGAGGGGCccaatcaactttttcattttaataaagaGCGTTGGACCCCAATTTTGTtaactactctctctctcagagtctCTCTCAACAGTACTTTTGTCCAGTGCAAGTATGCATATTGCActtacttattttcttttattttgattttttttttaggttttatatatgcatgtattaaAAATCCTTGAGACCATAGATGTTGCTAGGTTCTATTAACTGTTATAAAGCTTTATGTTTTTTGTCTCAATTCTcatatagttaatagttctacgcatatttattttattttttagtatttttctcgAATATGTCTGGAAGAGACTTTAAGCTAGGATAGGAGAGttgtaacaaaagaaaaaaaaatagaaaaaaaaaacataatatataattcagtCATAAAAGGATCTTTTGATGATCAATTCTTTATTAAGGatcaataaacaaatatattaacataaagTCCAAATAATTTTGCATCTCATAAAAGTTAGAAgaataagatttaaataattttaattaacttattattaatatattaatatactttatattatattaaaaataaaagaaatgttatacatctcactttcatctcacATTGTAAGATATGgtacatttatcactattagatgataaataaatatttaatagtgataaatatgacACATCTTATATAGAAGGATGAAAGTTTGACGGTGatgtaatgtataaaatttttctaaaaataatattaatatcggTGCATCCTTGAGGTTACGCAAATAAAAGACTAATGAATAAGGCAATAAATGAACCATACTCTCATTtcattatgtaaaatttgaCACTTCTATCATCCTGATATGATTCtttatgttttcaaagaaaatatataaaaattgacGGGCAATGAAATCTCATAAGTGGGAATCGAGATGCGACAGtggtgtataatatataattatgaggAGAAAATGACAATTTATTAAAGTTAAAACTTGGAAAAAGGTcttgtttaatttgtatttttcatatgaGAATCGCAGCAGACATTCGTATCCAGCAAGCGACAGACACAGTACACCGATCGACACGCTGGATggaataaaatttttgatatttgGAATGTTGGGGTTAAAGTATTGTTCGAGCGAACGTACGTGAATCACATTTAATTATGTGGCAGCACACAGGAAATTGGTTTCTGAGTATAAATAAAGGTAACCAATCTCCCAAATATGCTCACCCAGCTGCTCTCTATCCGCTTAATTTGTCTTTAGTTCAATTCTTTGCCAAACATTAATGGAAGACATTTCGAGTGGTACGAGCGAAGAGCAATGGACTTATCAGGAAAGGCAGGACATCAAGAGCAAGTTGTTCAGAATGGCAATGGAAGGCAAATGGGATGAAGCTGCCGAGCTGTATGAACAAGACGAATGGGCTCAAACGGCCAAAATCACCAATTCAGGAGACACAGCATTACACATAGCTGTCTCCGTTGGCAAAGAAGACAACGTCAGACAACTTATACAATCAATTTGGGATCCATCCCGACTCAGACAGGTTCTTGAGACTCGGAACGACCGAGGGAATACTCCGCTCCATTCTGCTGCATCAATGGGGAATGTTGCCATGTGTCGATGCATTGCAACAGTTTATCCAGAGTTGGTAGGTGCTACTAATAATAACGGGGATACCCCTTTTGTAATGGCAGCACTGCATGGTGAAAAAGCAGCTTTCTTTTGTCTTCACTTTATCTGTCTCAGTAAGGATATGGATGGCTATCAATTTTCCTGGAGGAAGAATGATGACACCATCCTTCATTGTGCCATTGCTGGGGACTACTTCGGTCAGTAGTACTGCAACCGacatatatattttgctttCTAGTTTACTTCTATACGCGGTAATTTAAAAAAGAGCTTGAGGATAGCATTAAAATAGTGTAGGCGGATTTGGAATTTCAAATATAGAATATACTTGATTTTTGTACACTCGACTTGACAGATTTGGCATTCCAAATAATTCACTTGTATCCGAAACTGGCACGCTCTGTAAATCAGAAAGGACTCACTCCTCTCCATCTACTAGCGAGCAAGCCTTCAGCTTTTAGAAGCGGTAGCCACCTTGAAGGATACTACAAAATCATTTATCACTGTAAGTATCTCTAAATCGCCAGTATTGCAAGAACTGATCTTAGATCTCCATCCTTTCTTTCCTAGACTCGTATCCTTCCTTCTGTTGTTCTTTTGGAAGGCATATTGGTTGATCCGCTCGAGGTGGAAGCATCCATCAAGCAGCCAGATAGTCCCGgggataaaaagaaaatgaatccAGAGACGTACAGAGCATGCAACGGCTTGTTGCAATCGTTTTGGAGAATGGTTCAAGGTGGTATGtgaataaatagattttttatttattattatctgtAACATATTTTGCAGAAGCCACACCGTGTAAAGAACACCATGTCATGGTAAATATCCCATTAGATTATGAGAATTATATGGGTCATGTTCGAAGCAAGCACGCTTTGTCATATCTTTTCTTTGGGAAAGGCCAACTTATTTTTTCCTCGATTAAAAGTGACAGGGAAAAACAGGAATGGAGAGGAAACAGAGACAAAAACTGAAAGCAAAGGTAGAGAGAAAACAGATGCAGAGAACCCTGAACCAAAGGCAGGACGTCCAGGTCAGAAATGCGTAACTTTACTGTGTTTGAAAACAATTAGACCTCCAACAGAAAACAAGATTTTCAGACTCAATTTCGTCgtaaacttataaaaaagagttttataaACTTCTTTGTACAAGATTTTCTCGTTTCAAGAATTCTCACTTGTTGTGTCGTCGAAGGGAATAGGGGTTGAACAAAGCTTTTGGCTGGAACCAGATGATGACCAGCGAATGCGAATAGATAGAAGCGGGAACAAAAAGACTCTGGCTTATCCAGAGAACTACAGAACCTGCAACGACTTGTTCAAATTGTTGTGGAAAATGGTTCTAGTTGGTATGTGAATGGTCAGATTTTGATAATTATCAGTAACACATTTTGTATATACGCACTGTGACAAGAACACCCATGTCATGGCATATACGCTTCAGCAACTTTGTCATATCTTTCGTTTTGAAGACGCCATTGTTGAGACTAATTAATTGATACGTACCATCACATTCAAAACTAGTTGCATTACTCAACCACACTAGCTAGCGTAGTGTAGAATTTTGTTGTTATGCATGGCTCATTTCTGTTAATGATCGaactattttttatctttttctcatGAATTACCAGTCGCAGGCATAAACAGTGTAAAAACAGATGCGGAGAACACTAAAGTACGGAAGGCAAGACTTGGTGAGCAAATAGCAATGCATAACTGTATTAATTGTGCTTGAAAGGAAGATTTTGAGAGGCAGTTTTTTGGAGTACGGATCACATTGACGTTGAAACAAAGAGGGTCCAAGAGCTAGCCTGGcgtaaaattattaaaaccatTGAAACTCGTTTatatattcattcatttcaatGAATTGCTTCTATTGTACAGGAACTGATGAGTTATTTCCAGCTAATTATAGCACCTGCATTGAATTTGTCAAGCTTGCGAACAAGGCATTGCTGACGTTTCTTGGATTAGGTATGTTGGTAGTATAGGGATTAAGATCCTTTATAATTTCACGCTTAAATAGATTGATACAACATGAGTTCCGCATACCGTATAGAATGATATAACATCCGATAGCAATCATCTGTCAAATCATCtggcaacaatattaatacgtagattagtacgcaaacttgcttgtacatagcaaaactcattaATTAAACATAGTCAAAATGTCAATActtttttatgatcaatatatTTAGTGTTAATCAAAAGGCTtgctaataaatatatatattgttttgtgTATCATGGTTATTATAAGGATTCACCGCAATAACAAAGATAGAGAGCAACAAAAAGAAGCACACATGGGCCGTTCAAATCTTGAACGAACTTCTAGAACTTCATTCCACATATGAAGATGCTGCTTCCACATCTGGGGATCATGCGCGCGAGTCTGCACAATCCCGAACAAAGGAATCAGAAGAAACAATGCCTTACGGTCTTCTTCCAGATCAACTGATCAGTAGTGAAACTCCGCCCACTGATTCTATGAAAACTACGGGAAGTACTAATGGTACAAacaaataagtcctttaaacaatGAGTCCATGTAACATTAGTAGTACTTTTAGCAATGAATATATAGCAAACAATTTAATTAAAGCCCAAAAACTTGTGTTATTGGCAGGGATGGAGAAAACCCTTAAAACGGCGAAGACGATCATTTTAATTGATTCTAAAAATGGCGTCAATGATATTGTGAAGAAAGTACAAGAACTTCTTCCGATTTCCATACAAGATAGGAATGCTGAGAGCAAGAATCTAATGATGATCGTAGATCAGGATAAACCAGCTCCTGAAATGCCAAAGAAAGAGACACCAATATTACTTGCAGCCAAGAATGGAATCGTTGAAATTGTGAAAAGAATCCTAGAAGTCTGTCCAATTGCCATTAATGACGTGAATGCAGATAGTAAGAACATAGTATTGTTGGCGGTGGAGTACAGGCAACCAAAGGTACTATATGAACTCTTTCTACGACGAAATAACTTGAAAGAGACCATGTTTCGACAGTTGGATAATGAAGAGAATAGTGCCCTGCATCTTGCGGCAAAGCTTGGAGACAAACAGCCATGGCGAATTCCCGGGGCAGCATTGCAAATGCAATGGGAAAACAAGTGGTATGAGGTACGACTGcgaattatgtttatatttctgtatgtcttttttattcttttccaaTTATATATACTGATCATCTAACTACTCATTGACTTTgtttaaaaagattttgaggATTCAAATCTCTTCCTCTTTGTGTTAAAAAGG
This genomic interval from Juglans microcarpa x Juglans regia isolate MS1-56 chromosome 4D, Jm3101_v1.0, whole genome shotgun sequence contains the following:
- the LOC121259040 gene encoding ankyrin repeat domain-containing protein 27-like — protein: MWQHTGNWFLSINKDISSGTSEEQWTYQERQDIKSKLFRMAMEGKWDEAAELYEQDEWAQTAKITNSGDTALHIAVSVGKEDNVRQLIQSIWDPSRLRQVLETRNDRGNTPLHSAASMGNVAMCRCIATVYPELVGATNNNGDTPFVMAALHGEKAAFFCLHFICLSKDMDGYQFSWRKNDDTILHCAIAGDYFDLAFQIIHLYPKLARSVNQKGLTPLHLLASKPSAFRSGSHLEGYYKIIYHCILVDPLEVEASIKQPDSPGDKKKMNPETYRACNGLLQSFWRMVQGVTGKNRNGEETETKTESKGREKTDAENPEPKAGRPGNRG
- the LOC121259039 gene encoding ankyrin repeat-containing protein ITN1-like isoform X1; amino-acid sequence: MVLVVAGINSVKTDAENTKVRKARLGTDELFPANYSTCIEFVKLANKALLTFLGLGFTAITKIESNKKKHTWAVQILNELLELHSTYEDAASTSGDHARESAQSRTKESEETMPYGLLPDQLISSETPPTDSMKTTGSTNGMEKTLKTAKTIILIDSKNGVNDIVKKVQELLPISIQDRNAESKNLMMIVDQDKPAPEMPKKETPILLAAKNGIVEIVKRILEVCPIAINDVNADSKNIVLLAVEYRQPKVLYELFLRRNNLKETMFRQLDNEENSALHLAAKLGDKQPWRIPGAALQMQWENKWYEYVRDSMPPNFFPLYNKEGKTPRDLFTETHKDLVKNGSKWLTNTSQSCSVVAALIATVAFTASTTVPGGFESTGIPALENKPGFDLFAVSSLVALCFSITALVMFLAILTSRYQERDFGRNLPRKLLLGLTSLFVSIAAMLISFCGGHFYVLQDQLKFAAIPVYAVTCLPVTFFAMAQFPLYIDLLRATVSKVPQRSHKVDP
- the LOC121259039 gene encoding uncharacterized protein LOC121259039 isoform X2, with amino-acid sequence MVLVVAGINSVKTDAENTKVRKARLGTDELFPANYSTCIEFVKLANKALLTFLGLGFTAITKIESNKKKHTWAVQILNELLELHSTYEDAASTSGDHARESAQSRTKESEETMPYGLLPDQLISSETPPTDSMKTTGSTNGMEKTLKTAKTIILIDSKNGVNDIVKKVQELLPISIQDRNAESKNLMMIVDQDKPAPEMPKKETPILLAAKNGIVEIVKRILEVCPIAINDVNADSKNIVLLAVEYRQPKVLYELFLRRNNLKETMFRQLDNEENSALHLAAKLGDKQPWRIPGAALQMQWENKWYEDQLKFAAIPVYAVTCLPVTFFAMAQFPLYIDLLRATVSKVPQRSHKVDP